The Pristiophorus japonicus isolate sPriJap1 chromosome 26, sPriJap1.hap1, whole genome shotgun sequence DNA segment ccccccccccccccccccaaccaccccgcgGGCCGATGGGTTTGTCCGATTCGGCCTGAACGGGCCGAGCGAGCGAGCAGAAAATGTGCAACATCACGTACGACAGTTGCGATGTTGACTCCAGGCTTGACAGCCTCTTCCCGCCCACTCTCTACATCTTTGTCATTGTGATCGGGCTGCCGACCAACTGCCTGGCTCTGTGGGCCGCCTACCTGCAGGTCAAGCAGAAGAACGAACTGGGCATTTACCTCCTGAACCTGTCCATCTCCGACCTCCTCTACATCGCCACCCTACCCCCCTGGATCAACTACTTCCTGCACCAGGACAACTGGATTCTCGGCGCCGAATCCTGCAAGCTCTTTGGCTTCATCCTGTACACCAACATCTACATCAGCATCGCCTTCCTCAGCTGCATCTCGGTGGACCGCTACCTGGCGGTGGCCCACCCGCTGAGGTTCGCCAAGATCCGCCGGGTCAAGACGGCGGTCATCACCAGCGTGGTGGTGTGGACCATCGAGATCGGGGCCAACTCGGCCCCGCTCTTCCACAACGAGCTCTTCGAAGACCGCTTCAACCACACCTTCTGCTTCGAGAAGTACCCCATGGAGAAGTGGGTGGCCCAGATGAACCTCTACCGGGTCTTCATCGGTTTCCTCTTCCCCTGGACCATGATGCTCTTCTCCTACCAGGGCATCCTCAAGGCGGTCAAGGGGAATCTGTCgacggagaaggaggagaaggccaAGATCAAGCGGCTGGCGCTCAGCCTCATCGTCATCCTGCTGCTCTGCTTTGCCCCCTACCACATCATCCTGCTCCTGCGGAGCGTCATGTACCTGAGCCGGCCCCGGGATTGCAGCTTCGAGGAGAACGTCTTCACAGCCTACCACGTCTCGCTGGCGCTCACCAGCCTCAACTGCGTGGCCGACCCCATCCTGTACTGCCTGGTCAACGAGGGCGCCCGCAAAGACGTGACCAAGGGCCTGGCACCGCTCCTGAAGTTTTTCACCAGCTCCAAGTCGACGGACATAGCCCGCTCGGTCACTCTGGACACCCCTCTGTCCTCGAAAAAGTCCCAGTACTTCAACATCGAGCTGGTGGTGCTACGGGAGGACTGCATTCAAATGAAGACTTTGAGCATctaaaagaattaaaaaaacaaaaaaataaaatcgAAGGGTTGTAAGATGTTATAGTATTGCCGCCTTTATAAATGTATTTTTTTATAACATTCCTGTATGCGGTGATGTTTTTTTTAACGTTTTTTTAACGCGTGTCAAATAATCCCGCCGTCCTGACCTCCCCGACGCCTCTCTCTCGCGGTGGTGTTCCTCGCGCGAATGGTCCGCCGCCGCGGCCAATCGGTGAGCGGGAACGGTCTGCACCGGACGCAGTGGCCCACCCCCATTCCCCCAGGGTGGGTCGCCAACTCGGATCGAATGTTTCCCTGGAGGCTTCCTCACTTGACTCCGCCTAGGCCCCTCGCCCCTCGCTCCCGTCCGCCCTCCCAGGCTCACCGCCTGCGATAGCGCAGAGGCAAACAGTGGGAAACCGGGAGCGCGCTTTGTGACCCCAATTAGATGATGCTCGACCGTCAGCCGTGCCTTTGTTTATTTCTTCGTTTGCTCACGGGATGTGGGCGGCGCTGACAAATAATCCCGCCGTCCTGACCTCCCCGACGCCTCTCTCTCGCGGTGGTGTTCCTCGCGCGAATGGTCCGCCGCCGCGGCCAATCGGTGAGCGGGAACGGTCTGCACCGGACGCAGTGGCCCACCCCCATTCCCCCAGGCCTGTTACCTGATCGCgatcgggaaggtggtggtgagccgccttcttgaactgctgcaggtgaaggtactcccgcagtgctgacttactccagggaatgttactccagggactgttactccagcgactgttactccggggaatgttattccagggaatgttactccagggaatgatactccagggaatgttactccagggaatgttactccagagAACGATACTCCGGGGAATGTCACTCCAGGGAATgtcactccagggaatgttactccagggaatgttactccagggactgttacaccagggactgttactccagaGACTCTTACCCCAGGGACTGGTACTCCAGGGAAAGTTAATCCAGGGAATATTACTCCAGCGACTGTTACtccggggaatgttactccagggaatgttactccagcgaCTTTTACTCCAGGGAATGATATTCCAGGGAAGGTTACTCCAGGGAATGATACtccggggaatgttactccagggactgttaccccagggactgttactccggtgaatattactccagcgactgttactccgtggaatgttactccagggactgttactgcagcgactgttactccggggaatgttactccagggaatgttactccagggaaagtTAATCCAGGGAATATTACTCCAGCGACTGTTACtccggggaatgttactccagggaatgttactccacgACTGTTACTCCGGGGAAAGTtattccagggaatgttactccagggaatgaaactccggggaatgttactccagggaatgttactccagggaatgataCTCCGGGGAATGTCATtccagggaatgttactacggcgaatgttactccagggaatgttactacggGGAATGTTAcaccagggaatgttactccagggactttTACTCCAGAGACTCTTACCTCAGGGAcagttactccagggaatgttacttcaGGGAATGAtactccagggactgttactctggagaatattactccagcgactgttactccggggaatgttactccagggaatgttacttcaGGAAATGATACtccggggaatgttactccagggaatgttactccagggaatgataCTCCGGGGAATgtcactccagggaatgttactacggCGAATGTTACTCCAGAGAATGTTACTatggggaatgttactccagggaatgttactacggGAATGCTACTCcaaggaatgttactccagggactgttaccccagggactgttactccagaGACTCTTACcccagggactgttactccagggaatgtcattccagggaatgttactccagggaaagtTAATCCAGGGAATATTACTCCAGCGACTGTTACtccggggaatgttactccagggaatgttactccagcgactgttactccagggaatgttattccagggaatgttactccagggaatgataCTCCGGGCAATGTTACTACGGCGAAtgctactccagggaatgtt contains these protein-coding regions:
- the LOC139239074 gene encoding G-protein coupled receptor 4-like; this translates as MCNITYDSCDVDSRLDSLFPPTLYIFVIVIGLPTNCLALWAAYLQVKQKNELGIYLLNLSISDLLYIATLPPWINYFLHQDNWILGAESCKLFGFILYTNIYISIAFLSCISVDRYLAVAHPLRFAKIRRVKTAVITSVVVWTIEIGANSAPLFHNELFEDRFNHTFCFEKYPMEKWVAQMNLYRVFIGFLFPWTMMLFSYQGILKAVKGNLSTEKEEKAKIKRLALSLIVILLLCFAPYHIILLLRSVMYLSRPRDCSFEENVFTAYHVSLALTSLNCVADPILYCLVNEGARKDVTKGLAPLLKFFTSSKSTDIARSVTLDTPLSSKKSQYFNIELVVLREDCIQMKTLSI